A stretch of DNA from Methanolinea mesophila:
ACGAGAGGGTCTCTCCCTCGATCCCCCGCTCGAAGGTCCGTATCTTCAGGGAGTTCTTCCCGGTGATCTGCACAAAGTTGACGTTCGCCCCCTTCGGGAAGCTCGCATGGTTCCTGATGGAAGGGGCCAGCCCTTCCAGGTCGACCGCGTCCACATCTTCCGCAAAAACGATCGCATGGGGTACCCCCGTGTTCACCGCCCGGACATCGTATCCCAGCACGTTCTCCAGGTATTCCCCCTCGCCGGTGGCCGGTATGTCCTTCCGGTCGAATTTCGGGTCGGGCATTGAAATAACGGCCATGAACGTGTCTTCTTCGTAGGCCATCTCCACCCCGATCACTCCCGCGAGGGTCTCCACCCGGCACTTCTCCTTCACGTATCCCTGGTCGAACGCATACTTGGCAAAACAGCGGATCCCGTTCCCACACATCTCGGCCTCGCTCTCGTCCTCCTGGAAGAGGCGCATCCCGAGGTCCGCGCGCTCCGAAGGGGTGAGAAAGAGTACCCCGTCGCCGCCGATCCCGAACCTGCGGTCGCAGAAGAGACGGGCAAACTGGCTTTTCATCTCGTCGGGGATGACCGTGCCCTTGTATTCGTCCACAAGGATGAAGTCGTTCCCGTTTCCCTGCAGCTTAGTGAAATCGATCTCCATGAGAACACCTACGAATAGCCCCAGAGTTTTAGCGCTCTTTTTAGTTCATAATGATGGTGTGCATAGTCGGTGACGCTGATCCCGGCCATATAGGCATCGACCGCCTGGCGCATCGCCCGGGCCCCGGCAGCGGTCCCGTCGGGATGCCCGTGTATCCCGCCGCCTGCCTGGAGCACGACGTCGGTCCCGAGGATGGAGAGCTCCCCCGCGACGAGCCCCGGGTGGAGCCCTCCGCTCGCGACGGGGAAGGTCCGCTTATGGCCGAAACTGGGCTCGGTAAGGGCCAGGTTGTCCGCCAGCACCTCGTCCCGGTCATGGTCCATCTTCCCGCTCACCGTTCCGGTGTGCAGTTGATCGGCCCCGAGCATCCTCGCCAGACGGGCGAACACCCGCATGGCGATGCCGTGCTCCCGGTTCCGGGTTAACGCGGCATGCATCGCCCGGTGCACGTGGATGGGCACCTTGATCGAGGGATCCTCTCCGAGGGCCTGGAGGGCCCCGAAACCAGTCAGGAATACGTCCACCATGATCATGTTCGCCCCGAGCTCGATCGCCTGCGTCGCCCGGTCGACGATCCGGTCCGGTCTGGTACTGACATTGACCGCATACAAAACCTGCCGGCCTGTCTCGCTCTTCGCCTCCTCGAGGCGAGCCATAACCGCAGGTACCCTCGCTTCCATCGGACAGAACGGCTGGTCGGTGAGTGTCTCGTCGTCTTTTATGAGGTCGACTCCCCCGATGGCGGCGTCATAGGCAACTGCACCGGTGTCATCCGGGGTAAGTCCGACCTTCGGC
This window harbors:
- a CDS encoding RuBisCO large subunit C-terminal-like domain-containing protein, yielding MTRKESSGTPGSPGKDVTATYYFRPKHGTDPGEAARAIAEEESTGTWTGVTTRVEYIRRLDGTVESVLPSGSGYVTRIHYPVELFEPGNVSQYLSVVAGNLFGLGLLETVRLVDVEFTDELISFPGPKFGISGVRRIIGTTDRPHIGTIIKPKVGLTPDDTGAVAYDAAIGGVDLIKDDETLTDQPFCPMEARVPAVMARLEEAKSETGRQVLYAVNVSTRPDRIVDRATQAIELGANMIMVDVFLTGFGALQALGEDPSIKVPIHVHRAMHAALTRNREHGIAMRVFARLARMLGADQLHTGTVSGKMDHDRDEVLADNLALTEPSFGHKRTFPVASGGLHPGLVAGELSILGTDVVLQAGGGIHGHPDGTAAGARAMRQAVDAYMAGISVTDYAHHHYELKRALKLWGYS
- the dapF gene encoding diaminopimelate epimerase, whose translation is MEIDFTKLQGNGNDFILVDEYKGTVIPDEMKSQFARLFCDRRFGIGGDGVLFLTPSERADLGMRLFQEDESEAEMCGNGIRCFAKYAFDQGYVKEKCRVETLAGVIGVEMAYEEDTFMAVISMPDPKFDRKDIPATGEGEYLENVLGYDVRAVNTGVPHAIVFAEDVDAVDLEGLAPSIRNHASFPKGANVNFVQITGKNSLKIRTFERGIEGETLSCGTGATAAAAMAHKLGMVGDEVDVETPGGNLVISLGKETRMKGPAVTVFSGSIPF